Below is a window of Neodiprion virginianus isolate iyNeoVirg1 chromosome 4, iyNeoVirg1.1, whole genome shotgun sequence DNA.
AGTTAAAACCCTGAAGACTTCGACtcattgaagaaatttaccTTAGTTACTTTGTTAACGGCATTCAGTACTCATCTCAGGAAATGCACGGTATTCACTCTTTGGCCATTGAACATCCggtataaaaaacaaagacgATAAAAACAAGACGGCAGATCACACTAACAATTTCactgtttcaaaatttctaatcGACATCATAGCAGAACACAAATTAAGTTTTATATCATCATTCGTTTCCAATATATGATGGCTTAGAATGTAGTCAGAATCTCAATCTACCGAACATCTCTTTCTACTGTAAAATGTCGATTATCAGATTCTCGTTTCACGGTGAAACTGTGAAAGTAATTCTATTAAACTTGGTAACTAATGTGGCAAAAACTTAAGCTCGAGCACACACCTGAAATCCTCTATTTTCGACATCATGGCTTTCTTTGATGCACATGCACTTTCGAATAACTCAATTACACGCACTGTTTCACTGGGTATAAATTACTTAACATTGATTTAAAACATCGATAGTGGCACCATCGGTGCTTTTCAAATCAAACTTTCTACACAggtgttgttaaaaaaatcgtATGTAAAACGTGCCGATGGATGATATCTAAACAACTGTGACTTTCGGCATGATCCGTATCTTGTGACACAACGTATTATTTTACTCACCTTTTGATACGCATTACGTACTTGATTTATCCACATTGAATGCATTTTccttttacaaaaattatttgtgtACGAATGCCACGAAGTAACTTTCTGTAATAagcaaaattgaaatagaatCATATTATAAAAGTTAGGGAATGTGAAATATGTGTGAAATGGTACTCGGAAAAATAGATATGCACGTTCTGGATACGCATATAGTCGATGTACAATTGCATTCTTGTGATAGTAAAATTGCAGCGCCAAGTCGTGAGAACCTAGTCGTTACTGAATTTTTCGTCTGATCGCGTCCGACAATACAGTCCTAGAGAACAAGTGGGTTACTGTGGACGTATGGAAATCAATAAGATCTTGTTGAGATCCAGACCGAAATGAATACCAGAAATCGTGACAGCAAAGATTAGAATGGAATTGGAATCTGAGTCTAGCCAATCTTTGCACGGATACGGAGATAATAATCAGCAAAATGTCCTTTATTCTAATTAACTAGTCgagattaattaaaaaagataTTCAATCAGGTTCAATCACCGGATATGTACTTAGATAATCGTGATAAATTCGTAGCCACAATATCATAAAAAGAGGCAGCAGGCAGCTAAGAACCTATTCCCATCTAGACTTCAGAAACCAAAGCATTCAGCACGGTTCTGAGGATGATGAAAGTTGCGATCCTGTTTGCCCTCGTGGCTGCCGCTGGTGAGTAAACATCTTGTggagaataattttaaatcataatTACCATTTTTTACGAACCAAATAGCCTTTGCTCTGCATTACCTGAAGGTAACTTCACAAACGCAAGttcttggaaatttcagataCCTCTgatcattaattttttcgaatgtgTATAAGATATTCGAttctaaaaaatatattactaAATGAGAATTCCACAAATCAACGATTGTCCACCGTTTCACGAAAGCCAACAAATCTGTGTTCTAGCTGCGGCCCCCAGGTCCCTCCTTAACTCGTTGAGCCCCACCGGCCGTATCGTTGGTGGTGAGGATGTTAGCATCGAAGAAGTACCCTACCAGGTATCTCTCCAAGTCCTCGGTTCCCACATCTGCGGTGGTTCCATCATCTCCGACACCTGGATCTTGACCGCTGCTCACTGCATGGTCTACTCCGCTTCTTGGTTCACCATCCGTGCTGGATCTACCTACTCCACCAGCGGCGGTAGCGTGACCTCCGTTTCCTCGATCATCAACCATGCCGACTACGCATCAAACTCCTATGGAATCCCGATTAACGACATTGCTCTGATGAAACTGTCATCAGCCCTCACCTTAGACTCCACTCGCGCCGCCATTACTTTGTACGAACAGGACCAAGATGTCGTTGTCGGTGCTGAGGCCATCATCACCGGATGGGGTACCCTCACTGAGGGAGGCAGTACTTCCACCACCCTCCAGATCGTCACCGTCCCAATCATCTCTAAGTCTGACTGCAGCAGTGCCTACAGCGTCTGGGGAGGACTTCCAGACGGTCAGATCTGTGCCGCGTATCCTGAGGGAGGCTTCGACGCTTGCCAGGGTGACTCTGGCGGTCCTCTTGCGATCGATGGAGTTCTTGCTGGTATCGTTTCCTGGGGTAACGGATGCGCCCGATCTGGATGGCCCGGTGTTTACACCGAGGTCGCTTCCTACCGCGACTGGATCACCGAGAACTCTGAAGTCTGAGAAGCAGACTGTCAACTGCACTTCGCCAATCTTCCGTCTGATTGCGAGGCTTGATTTTATTCCCGACATTGTAATACCAACCAAAATAATGCGAATCAATTAAAGATTCTATTCTAAACATCACTTGAGACTTATGCACACTGAGTAGAGTAACCTTATATAAAGAGAAATCCGGTGGAATGCTCTTACAATTAACGATGCTGAAACGACATTTACAGATGTCTAGGCAGCCATGACAAGCTCATTGCCTTGACTTCTAACTTTAGACAGGAGTTCTACCTTCTAGATACTATGAATTTTCTCTGCCGAACTTAATACTCGTATTAACAACTGTTTTATAACAAATTTAATGATTACTCCATCCACTCTATATTATTCAACGACATGCGAGGTTTCGTAATCGCCGCCTTGATTCTCCGAATCTTCCACACGATATCCAGTCTCGTGGCAGAATCTCTCACCTATTTAGCTTGGGCGGGTATATGATGAAAGTGAGTAGGATATTTGATAGCTTACCTGTACTACTTAAAGGTTTTATGTAGATATGATGactataatttatataattggTCACGATTTATCTGATCCTTTGACGGTATGAAGACACCTCATCAGTACAACAACGGCGAGGATTCAGTCTTATTCTAGAAAAAACACGAACCTCGCTTTCATCGGGAAATGGTCAACCTCATAGTGACGCTCATTCTCGTGGCCTCCACTTTCGGTAAGAAACCCCCGAGAAACTCACTCAATTGCATTCATTTCACCTGGGAAACTTTATGTTCTGAGTCTAAGTCTAAGTTTAAAGCACTTCATGTAAAAGCACAACGCCTCGAAAATGTGCCATTAATTATTACCTCTGTTCAACATAATTTCATTTGGTAGTAATAAAACTTAAAATAATCCCACTTTGTCGTTCAGGGTGGATGTAGGAGATACTCTCAGTCAcattgaatattcaaaaaatatgaaattctttttatctAGTATCACATTAAGATCGAGTAAAAATTTGGGTATAATGGTTTGAGGGCGCGTGAAATTAGTTACAAGAATCACGATAGACaatcgaaatttctttttcaaatatttgagaTATTAACCGCGGAAAAAGAGTCCGCGCGTGAAAATAGCCTGTTTGTTACCTCCACTACGTAGCCAGTCGAATCGCGCAGTGGCGTTTGGCTTAACTCAAAGAGTTACATTCATTAGTAGTAAATAAGACCTGGTGAAGATCGAAATCGATGATGGTCGTTCAGAGAAGTGGTCCGAGTGACGTATAATGTCATaaattgcaaataattttcactcaTTGATTTCTCTTGTTGTTTTCTAACAGGTAAGACAATCGTTAATTTGAATTCACATAAAtgagtttatatttttactttaaatGTTGTATCGCAAGTTCGATGTACGGTAGGAGTGAATACCGTTAATTCAAAATAGTACCAGTTACTAATACATTctaatacttatttttttcttatgagGGAGGCATGCGACCGACATGCATAATTGTTATTGTGTCTACTAATTTAAAATGTTTTTCGTAACACAGTTCATACGGCTTGGACATTAACCTTTGATGCAATAGAGTGTTGAAATTAATTGGTTAACTTCAATAAGCTGCCATAAGCTGTTGAAGTTTAGACAGTGATTCTTATTGCAAATAAAAGATAGATTATTTTCATGCCTTATTAGTACCACTGTTGCTATGACTGGTGTCATCgtcaatattattaaaatttcttccgaattttttttgcaattaaaGGTACACGAGTGATTCCAATCGGAAGAAAGGAATATTTGCCTGATTTCACGACAGAGTTGACCAATAAATTCTCCATGCCTGTTCACTGTAAACTGATTTTGGTACTGTGTGActctttttacattttaaatgTTTATTGTGGCATCTAAAACGTGgtacaattttatttgaagAATATTGCTCACTGTACTGTCAATTATATGATGCATGGATCAAGAGTTAGGGTTAATCATTAATTAGGTCATCAAGAATCAAGTTAGCACCTTGGGTGCATTCACTCATTGTACCTCACGGTTTCATTCATTTTACCGCCTGAGTGAAGGTTCGAATacatttcgaaataaaaaaaatctccacaGCGCAAGgccaagtttcaaatttaaaatccATGCAATTATACGGTAAATATTGAAGCCTCAAGCACCTGGCTTGCCAAACTCCATTATTTTGTACCGCCTAAGTAAGAATTCGAGTTGCTTCAAAATCAATAGGGGTCAAGATTAGACGGCGTGAAGCCTTATGTTAAATTTAAAATCGATTTGTGTCACATTTCGATAGATAATCACGTCCCAAACGATTGTCATGCGGAAATGGAGCGGAGACGAAAAAGATTATATTATAGTCAATTTTGACCGTTTCTATGTCCAGAACCACTTGAAGGATTGTGATTAAATTTATAAGGCAAGATCATGTGGATGGGATCTCCTAATCCTTTAAATTTACACTGAATATATTCACTGATTCAAGAGATATGGCGCCATGAAACAAGGAAGAAGTTGAATTGGGTAAATAGTGGCTAAACTTAGTTGCGATTAAAGCACGGTCTGATCCACGTCAACAAGCCATCATCTATTtggtatatttttcgaatactGCGGCAAGTAAACGATAGCACAACCAATTGCATTCAATCGAATACGTGCTTTCGTGATCGCGATAAATTTCGCGCTCAAATGGAATAAGTAGAGCCGTCAACGACAAACAGGCTAGTTATGAGCCTAGTTATAAGTTCATCCACACAGACGATGAACTCGAATCAAAGATGATCAAGTTTAGGTGCATTGTGTCCACTCTCCTGGTTGTAGCAGCTCATATCCAAATTCCAGTAAAGTTCTGATCTCCGGATTTTGAGGAGTAGTAGTTCGACCGTGTGAGTGTCGAAATCTTTTTCCTGACTGAAACGTGAACACGTCAGTTTAGGACTCCAccgtcaatttttatatcaatgcGGCAACCGCTCCCGtgaactatttttatttcagttctATTCGCATCACACAGGATTCTAGTGTGAAACGAACTAGTTGTTATGCTCGACATTAGTCAGAGTAGTGTAGCAGCGTATTCGTCGCCTAGTCCGTGTGTGACGAAGCAGAATGAGTTTGGGACCTGAGGATTTCAGCTAATTACAAAGATTCAAGGACGTTACTTCAGTGAATGCATAGTATGTGCTTCAAAATCACTAATTACAACTACGACGATTAGATCACAGATGAAATCTGAGATCATCCAATCTCCACGTGAATGTGGGGCTAAAAATCAGCAGAATGTCCTGTCTTCTAATTGCCTATTTaagattaattaaaaagatatTTAATCACTATCGATAGCGTTGTAAGTATTCAGATAATCATGATAAATTTATAGCCTGAATAGCATAAAACGAACGACCCAACAGTAATAAATCAACTCTCATCTGGACTTCGGAAACCAGAGTATCATTGTGAAGATGATGAAGATTGTGATCCTGTTCGTTCTTGTGGCTACCGCTGGTAAGTAGGCAAACCTCCATAAACATCTTGTGGAGAACATTCTTTAatcagaataaaaaatctccCATCCCCCATTGCCCAATTCCACATAGAAGGGCTTCGCGGGAGGAAAACTTTCCAAGTGAGAGAGCTTGAAATCTTCCTGTGACTCTGATCATTAGTTCTTTTCGATCCCTCGATGAACATAGGGTAGTTCGGAATCAGTTGTAATAAGGACCAGTTGTGTAACGATTTTTGTTGACCGTTAtcttatttgtttttaaaatgaaagaatatgTAATCAGTTTTGTAATTTCGGCACTTTActggtatttatttatttatttatttggataagaaaataaatgacgGGTGATATTGACCAAGACAACATACATATAACGTTATGGTGTATCGGggaataatataaaatgaataaattaatattttaagtACTCAATAAATGAATAGAATGCTTATCTCAACATCGTTGTATCATCGAGGTGCCGAAATACATTGATATTAATATTGGGCCGTCAGTTTTTCGTTATGCTATTATATAGCCTCAGAATTACTAATTGTGGAGGTTAACTATAATTAAATTTCCCCAACAGAATTCGAAGAAGCCACTTGGCAATTCATATATTTGTGCACATGATACTACGAATATTTAGTGAGACGCTAGCTAGGTGACAATGAAATAGGTTCCCTTCGAGAGACACTCATCGACTGACTTACTCAAGATGGCGCTAATGCGACATTTCCCGTCACACCACACTTGCACACATGGATAAACGTGCTCATGATATTAAAATTCTTAGAGTTGTAACATAACGCGTCTCTCTCGAATGATAGTGGGTACTTACTATGCTATACTGTACTATACTATACTGCGTGAGATATTTGTTATGCTACAACTGACCCCTGTCCACTGTATTCCCGAATGAAAATTGCTTCGACTGACAACCGTTTGCCAATTTGCGAGAGCCTGGACATCTGTGTTTCAGCTGCGGCCCCCAGTTCCCTCCTGAATAAGCTTAGCCTCGCCAGCCGTATCGTAGGAGGTGAAAATGCCACCATCGAGCAAGTACCCTACCAGGTATCTATCGAGGTGAACGGCACCAGCATATGCGGTGGTTCCATCATCGCTGAGAACTGGATCTTGACCGCTGCTCACTGCATGGTCT
It encodes the following:
- the LOC124301742 gene encoding trypsin-3-like, whose translation is MMKVAILFALVAAAAAAPRSLLNSLSPTGRIVGGEDVSIEEVPYQVSLQVLGSHICGGSIISDTWILTAAHCMVYSASWFTIRAGSTYSTSGGSVTSVSSIINHADYASNSYGIPINDIALMKLSSALTLDSTRAAITLYEQDQDVVVGAEAIITGWGTLTEGGSTSTTLQIVTVPIISKSDCSSAYSVWGGLPDGQICAAYPEGGFDACQGDSGGPLAIDGVLAGIVSWGNGCARSGWPGVYTEVASYRDWITENSEV